One genomic segment of Virgibacillus doumboii includes these proteins:
- a CDS encoding Gfo/Idh/MocA family protein produces the protein MTLKIGMIGLDTSHVEIFTKLLHEKKYHFGSAKVTIGCPFPSYDLDLSINRVEEYTSILQNEYSVEITDSVEGVAEKADAIMITAVDGRTHLDLFKRIVSYGKPVFIDKPLAMSEKDAKEIYSLSKRHNSPVMSSSSLRYAKSLQTQLAKTSEQAQGIYLSGPLPFIEKMPYYFWYGIHMLEMLFAITGPNYKQIHVHGNESYDVISIEFDDGRFGIIRGDHNWHGKFEAMLHYKDHTVHLPVYKDEKPYYACLLEQVVDFFETGVNLVPEEETLAIIRFIEEANQKRMVI, from the coding sequence ATGACTTTAAAAATAGGAATGATTGGTCTCGATACTTCCCACGTTGAGATATTTACCAAATTACTTCATGAAAAAAAGTATCATTTTGGAAGTGCAAAAGTAACAATAGGGTGTCCATTCCCTTCTTATGACCTGGATTTAAGTATAAACAGAGTAGAGGAATATACTTCTATATTGCAAAATGAGTATAGTGTAGAAATTACAGATTCTGTGGAGGGAGTAGCAGAAAAAGCTGATGCCATCATGATTACTGCAGTAGATGGAAGAACACACCTGGATTTATTTAAAAGAATCGTATCTTACGGAAAACCTGTTTTCATTGATAAACCTCTGGCAATGTCTGAAAAAGATGCAAAAGAAATCTATTCATTAAGTAAGCGGCATAATTCACCGGTAATGAGTTCTTCCTCATTACGATATGCAAAATCACTTCAAACCCAGCTGGCAAAAACATCCGAACAAGCTCAAGGCATATATCTATCAGGACCACTCCCGTTTATTGAAAAAATGCCTTACTATTTCTGGTATGGAATCCATATGCTTGAAATGCTATTTGCCATTACCGGACCAAATTATAAACAAATTCATGTACACGGAAATGAAAGTTATGACGTAATATCCATCGAATTTGATGATGGCCGCTTCGGAATAATTCGCGGTGATCATAACTGGCATGGAAAATTTGAGGCTATGCTTCATTATAAAGATCACACTGTTCATTTACCTGTTTACAAGGATGAGAAGCCTTACTATGCGTGTTTACTTGAGCAGGTAGTTGATTTTTTTGAAACCGGAGTTAACCTTGTTCCGGAAGAAGAGACTTTAGCGATAATCAGGTTTATTGAGGAGGCTAATCAGAAGCGGATGGTAATATAG
- a CDS encoding nuclease-related domain-containing protein, with protein MIIKKRDKPLPLKKLDAAIPRLSSRFPRLSKMKKDAASRQKGYDGELEVDYFLEYLAGTHTIIQDVYLRVNGKNVQIDSLLASKHAIHVVDSKNLSGTITFDTNLNQMTRNDGKVEAGNDNPITQVMNQKFHLQNWLAQHNLPNIPIHSLVAISEPSTIIKVIGDAEAVGQTVAHGARIPTMIMGKEQQLIGENINDRKIGKMVLNACGVFDLDIMGEFGIKPSDLSPGVICPACNVLGMKRVYDGWICKNCSCKSRNAHLKAISDYLLLIKPYITNKECMRWLGLTSRSTATRLLRGSDLIYQKEYKRWIPKYGLR; from the coding sequence ATGATTATAAAAAAACGTGACAAGCCATTGCCGCTGAAAAAGCTGGATGCAGCGATACCGCGGCTGTCATCCCGATTCCCGCGTTTATCAAAGATGAAAAAAGACGCTGCATCCAGACAAAAGGGGTACGATGGGGAATTGGAGGTTGATTATTTTTTGGAGTATTTGGCCGGAACACATACGATTATTCAGGATGTTTACTTGCGGGTGAATGGGAAAAATGTGCAAATTGATTCACTACTCGCTTCAAAGCATGCTATCCACGTTGTTGACTCGAAAAATCTGAGCGGCACAATTACCTTCGACACAAACCTCAATCAAATGACCCGCAATGATGGAAAGGTGGAAGCAGGAAATGATAACCCAATTACCCAAGTAATGAATCAAAAATTCCACCTTCAGAATTGGCTCGCCCAACACAACCTTCCCAACATCCCTATCCACTCCCTTGTTGCAATTAGTGAACCCTCAACCATCATAAAAGTAATCGGTGACGCGGAGGCAGTAGGGCAGACGGTTGCTCATGGCGCACGAATTCCAACTATGATTATGGGAAAAGAACAACAACTAATCGGAGAAAATATAAATGATAGAAAAATAGGTAAAATGGTTTTGAATGCCTGCGGTGTTTTTGATTTGGATATCATGGGAGAATTTGGTATTAAACCATCAGATTTGTCTCCCGGAGTCATATGTCCAGCGTGCAATGTGCTGGGTATGAAGCGGGTGTACGATGGATGGATTTGCAAAAATTGCAGCTGCAAATCACGCAATGCACATCTTAAGGCTATTTCTGATTATCTGCTGTTGATAAAACCATATATAACAAACAAAGAATGCATGCGTTGGTTAGGCTTAACATCCCGAAGTACAGCAACAAGGCTGCTGAGGGGCAGTGACTTGATCTATCAAAAAGAATATAAGCGTTGGATTCCAAAATATGGACTGCGATAA
- a CDS encoding tetratricopeptide repeat protein, with amino-acid sequence MPGAQINPQLTQQLNPFMIKCNSCGRKGKYDVGLMIYNHNEKVMTDNPESKIQTIGYFRCKHCNDAGNWEMPTQFLMAPTAGILAKSTGEMDDRFQIGESQLYDGSWHLFSSDGEVHLLNQLKEDPTNAFIWNRLGNLYDKGNRPELAACVYEHSIKINPKQIESHYTLGGYLFQIGEFKKAAYHYKQLLLGASEYPLVTPEKLRELIAIGLVDLFHIYQFSNGEIPFLPTKEELEAAGKLKEIQKNYVDMKVNIIPDETESFYPFAEMYMGAQKEKLPRRLRTLKIKKSAIKKKKRWKKKK; translated from the coding sequence ATGCCGGGTGCGCAAATTAATCCGCAATTGACTCAACAGTTAAATCCATTCATGATCAAGTGCAATAGTTGCGGGCGTAAAGGGAAGTATGATGTTGGCTTGATGATTTATAATCACAATGAAAAAGTAATGACCGACAATCCCGAGAGTAAAATTCAAACTATAGGGTATTTTCGCTGCAAACATTGTAATGATGCAGGTAATTGGGAAATGCCGACACAATTTTTGATGGCTCCCACAGCTGGAATCTTAGCAAAATCTACAGGTGAGATGGATGATAGGTTTCAAATTGGAGAAAGTCAATTATATGACGGGAGCTGGCATTTATTCAGCTCAGATGGTGAAGTTCATCTTTTAAATCAACTAAAGGAAGATCCAACCAATGCCTTTATTTGGAACCGCCTGGGGAATTTATATGACAAGGGAAACCGGCCTGAACTGGCAGCATGTGTCTATGAGCATTCCATAAAAATCAATCCTAAACAAATAGAGTCTCACTATACACTTGGGGGATATTTATTTCAAATTGGCGAGTTCAAAAAAGCTGCTTACCATTATAAACAGCTGCTGCTGGGTGCCAGTGAGTATCCATTAGTGACTCCGGAAAAATTGCGTGAATTGATTGCCATTGGCTTAGTTGATTTATTTCATATTTACCAGTTTTCAAATGGCGAAATCCCATTCCTGCCTACAAAAGAAGAACTGGAAGCGGCGGGTAAACTGAAAGAAATTCAAAAAAATTATGTTGATATGAAAGTAAACATTATTCCAGATGAAACGGAGTCATTCTATCCGTTCGCTGAAATGTATATGGGAGCCCAAAAAGAGAAATTACCGCGCAGATTACGCACATTGAAAATTAAAAAGTCAGCAATCAAAAAGAAGAAAAGATGGAAGAAAAAAAAGTGA
- a CDS encoding LysM peptidoglycan-binding domain-containing protein: MANKKIFMSVTASAVIASAFIGAEDTEAASYKVKSGDSLWKIAQKYNVSVGQLKSWNDLSGNIIFPNQVIETSKSTTTSNSKSTNKSSPSKGKPTYIVKRGDTLSSIASKHNISLSDLMKWNNLNSTLIYPGNVFVVSKDGVSTGSDANNESSNTNPLPDKDVASAKVYTVKSGDTLSGIASRNGVSVADLKKWNELKSDLILIGQKLNIGSSASGGDSASSGDGAPAADVNYNVKKLISVSKSLEGVGYAWGGKTPEGFDCSGFIYYTYTEAGKDLSRLSSSGYYNRSFYVNKPQVGDLVFFENTYKRGISHMGIYLGDNQFIHASSNGVQISSLDSSYWSKHFDGYKRFY, from the coding sequence ATGGCGAATAAAAAAATCTTCATGTCGGTAACGGCAAGCGCTGTAATTGCATCAGCATTTATTGGTGCTGAGGACACTGAGGCTGCATCGTATAAGGTAAAAAGCGGTGACTCACTGTGGAAAATTGCTCAGAAGTATAATGTCAGTGTCGGTCAGCTAAAATCATGGAACGATTTGTCGGGCAACATTATTTTTCCGAATCAGGTAATCGAAACATCAAAATCTACTACTACATCCAATTCTAAATCTACCAACAAATCATCTCCATCGAAAGGTAAACCTACATACATCGTTAAGCGTGGTGATACATTAAGCAGTATCGCCTCAAAGCATAATATTTCTTTATCTGACTTGATGAAATGGAATAATTTGAACTCGACATTGATTTATCCAGGGAATGTGTTTGTTGTATCGAAGGATGGGGTATCGACTGGTTCTGATGCCAACAATGAATCTTCCAACACAAACCCGTTACCGGATAAGGATGTTGCCTCGGCAAAGGTCTACACAGTTAAATCCGGTGACACACTGTCTGGAATCGCGTCCCGTAATGGTGTAAGCGTTGCCGATTTAAAGAAGTGGAACGAATTGAAGTCTGACTTGATTTTGATTGGACAGAAGTTGAACATCGGTTCCAGTGCGTCTGGCGGTGATTCCGCTTCATCTGGTGACGGTGCCCCGGCCGCTGATGTCAATTACAATGTTAAGAAGTTAATTAGTGTTTCAAAGAGTTTGGAAGGAGTCGGCTATGCATGGGGCGGTAAAACGCCGGAAGGATTCGACTGCAGCGGATTCATTTACTACACCTATACTGAGGCAGGCAAGGACTTAAGCCGCTTATCAAGCTCAGGCTACTACAACCGCTCATTCTATGTAAACAAACCGCAAGTAGGCGATCTTGTATTTTTCGAGAATACGTATAAGCGTGGAATCTCCCATATGGGAATCTATCTTGGAGATAATCAGTTTATCCATGCAAGTTCTAATGGAGTGCAGATATCGAGTTTGGACAGTTCTTATTGGAGTAAGCATTTTGATGGGTATAAGCGGTTTTATTAA
- a CDS encoding TcaA NTF2-like domain-containing protein, protein MNYCTECGNPLKVHHQFCINCGAKQVLLDQSQSEQSPNEPSHLNETHAENSATEQPSNNQVPSGQQEQTRSSVKQAAAATNRKPMKKSTKIIIASAASLFVLLFGVHLGLSSYFDPMKDLKAMDQAIASGNVNEFMGYIDFDNEALLNKQEYFQYIKEYEWESAKRQYNEIIQAEDPLTGNIRNIDGNPLFTVQPQEHLFGLYTTYKLSAEPATLTLNTTMDKTEVRIGDASKTINADAPIEFSLYPGTYEINGIASNMYGEFTYEDSIEIRTKEEGELNLEFRGRTYSLSSNQSEAVLFVDGEDTGLKLREIDSLGPFPEDSNITMHAEWTAPNGDVIKSETVTQNDSRLFGGIPFTFDQTEIREAIESQVASSETSGSDAGDTVLAFRDAYEKALNQKDFSLIESFMKKGSDAEDGLKEYIGDLKDTDYNYDFTSNEVLDVEEVDDKTVKVTTNEKFTFTNHQDEQIDYDREKTYTVSMVDEEYKISLIEYDDTNRDKQ, encoded by the coding sequence ATGAACTATTGTACAGAATGCGGCAATCCTTTAAAGGTACATCATCAATTTTGTATAAATTGTGGTGCAAAACAGGTTTTGCTTGATCAGTCACAAAGCGAACAGTCACCAAATGAACCATCACATCTCAATGAAACACATGCTGAAAATTCAGCGACTGAACAGCCTTCAAACAATCAGGTGCCATCCGGACAGCAAGAACAAACACGGTCTTCTGTAAAACAAGCTGCAGCAGCAACAAACCGCAAGCCTATGAAAAAAAGCACAAAAATCATAATAGCATCCGCAGCTTCTTTATTTGTTCTTCTATTCGGGGTACATTTAGGTTTATCATCCTATTTTGACCCGATGAAAGATTTGAAAGCAATGGACCAGGCTATTGCATCCGGAAATGTGAACGAGTTTATGGGATACATAGATTTTGACAATGAAGCTTTGTTGAACAAACAGGAGTATTTCCAATACATTAAGGAATATGAATGGGAATCTGCTAAAAGGCAATACAATGAAATCATTCAGGCGGAGGACCCACTAACAGGCAATATCCGTAATATTGATGGCAACCCGCTGTTTACAGTACAGCCGCAGGAGCACTTATTTGGCTTATATACAACTTATAAACTGTCAGCGGAGCCAGCCACACTCACTTTGAACACAACAATGGATAAGACCGAAGTTAGGATTGGCGACGCATCAAAAACCATCAATGCCGACGCACCAATAGAATTTTCACTCTATCCTGGTACATATGAAATCAATGGAATAGCCAGCAATATGTATGGCGAATTTACCTACGAAGATTCCATCGAGATTCGAACGAAGGAAGAAGGTGAGTTGAATCTTGAATTCAGAGGAAGAACATACTCCCTAAGTTCGAACCAGTCAGAAGCAGTATTATTTGTTGATGGGGAAGATACCGGATTAAAGTTGAGGGAAATAGATTCGCTCGGACCTTTCCCTGAAGATAGTAACATAACCATGCATGCAGAATGGACAGCGCCTAACGGAGATGTCATCAAATCCGAAACAGTTACACAGAATGACTCCCGTCTCTTTGGCGGTATCCCTTTTACTTTCGATCAGACGGAGATACGGGAAGCAATAGAATCACAAGTTGCATCATCTGAAACGTCAGGTTCTGACGCCGGTGATACTGTGCTTGCATTTCGTGATGCATATGAAAAGGCACTCAACCAGAAAGATTTCAGTCTGATTGAATCCTTCATGAAAAAAGGCAGTGATGCTGAAGATGGATTAAAAGAATATATTGGTGACTTAAAAGATACCGATTATAACTATGATTTCACATCAAATGAAGTGTTGGATGTGGAAGAAGTTGATGATAAAACGGTTAAAGTTACAACGAATGAAAAGTTTACATTTACCAATCACCAGGATGAACAAATTGATTATGACAGAGAAAAGACTTACACAGTGAGCATGGTGGATGAAGAATATAAAATCAGCTTAATCGAATATGACGATACAAATCGGGACAAGCAATAA
- a CDS encoding response regulator, translated as MIKVMLVEDQRLFREGVEAIIKNTDDIQVTGTAQCGRSAIEMLKQQQPDVVLMDIHMPEMDGIKTTVHIKENHPGVKVVMLTSMADEELVIRGINVGADGFLLKDLYAERLIQSIRDAARGQPVLSGEVAQILVDKIRELTLDDKQILSKRLENRGINLTVRELDIIYLFMDGHSNKKIAQKLFLGEGTIKNYISEIYSKLNIHKRHKAIEYLKNLLK; from the coding sequence TTGATAAAAGTTATGCTTGTGGAAGACCAGCGTTTGTTTCGCGAAGGAGTCGAAGCAATAATTAAAAATACGGATGATATTCAGGTGACAGGAACGGCTCAATGTGGCCGGTCAGCCATAGAAATGCTGAAGCAGCAACAACCGGATGTTGTTTTAATGGATATTCATATGCCTGAGATGGATGGGATTAAGACTACGGTCCATATAAAGGAAAATCACCCGGGGGTAAAAGTGGTGATGTTAACATCAATGGCCGATGAAGAACTCGTTATTCGCGGAATCAATGTTGGTGCGGATGGATTTTTACTCAAGGATCTATACGCAGAGAGACTGATTCAATCAATACGAGATGCAGCAAGAGGTCAACCCGTATTATCAGGAGAGGTTGCCCAGATTCTCGTTGATAAAATAAGAGAATTAACATTGGATGATAAACAAATATTAAGTAAAAGACTTGAGAACCGAGGAATCAACTTAACAGTAAGAGAATTGGACATTATCTATTTATTCATGGACGGGCATTCCAATAAAAAAATTGCTCAAAAGTTATTTCTGGGAGAGGGGACGATAAAGAATTACATAAGTGAAATTTACAGCAAACTAAATATCCACAAACGACATAAAGCGATTGAATATTTGAAAAATCTGCTTAAATAG
- a CDS encoding LuxR C-terminal-related transcriptional regulator, which produces MITVSCLSNEGMDQSLMDAINEEPAFHLIMDMIHTRYASDDINLTKPDILLLDIDGIHKSEIVHTVHVTKKTHPEIKIIAATSSKEESYLLQILESDIDSLLEKSQELDKYISKAIYAVLEDQYIVPNHIKQMLVKRIIAMKKTSFESFTTSIQESELALTYKEIQVAYFMRLGIRNYEIAQKLQLTRNAVKFHVSNIYKKTGCRKRREVTGLLDGIVGVNEGV; this is translated from the coding sequence ATGATAACAGTTAGCTGTTTAAGTAATGAGGGAATGGACCAGTCATTAATGGATGCTATCAACGAAGAACCAGCATTTCACTTGATAATGGATATGATTCATACCAGATATGCATCAGATGACATAAACTTGACCAAGCCGGATATTTTATTGCTGGACATTGATGGAATACATAAGTCAGAAATAGTACATACCGTACATGTAACAAAGAAAACCCATCCGGAAATTAAAATCATCGCTGCTACTTCATCAAAAGAAGAATCCTACTTACTGCAAATACTCGAAAGCGACATAGACAGTTTGCTGGAGAAATCCCAAGAGCTGGACAAATACATAAGTAAAGCAATATATGCGGTTTTGGAAGATCAATATATTGTTCCAAATCATATCAAACAGATGTTGGTTAAACGCATCATCGCAATGAAAAAGACAAGTTTTGAATCATTTACAACCAGTATCCAGGAAAGTGAACTTGCATTAACCTATAAAGAAATACAAGTCGCCTACTTCATGCGACTTGGAATAAGAAACTATGAAATTGCACAGAAACTTCAATTAACAAGGAACGCTGTGAAGTTTCATGTTAGTAATATTTATAAGAAGACAGGGTGTAGGAAGCGGCGGGAGGTTACTGGGTTGTTGGATGGGATAGTTGGGGTAAATGAGGGAGTTTAA
- a CDS encoding HNH endonuclease encodes MSTGRQIPLPLKRELRQEGVFGCVLCGSPIIEYHHIIPFHQIKSHNREEMVILCPEHHHRADCGEIPKDILYNAKNQPFNRNVEHISKDFFLRDYNSLKLKVGSNIYIRTPILLEVDGHPLITIGMEENKALLNAKFYNRQNKLLAEIVDNEWFAYKNEELWDMQYSPGRLKINRGMGNISLEFTINEDLVELRGNMYYNGYKIELHPSKTILGDSNIMSNCTIADCGKGIVITSTH; translated from the coding sequence ATGTCAACTGGCCGACAGATACCGTTACCTTTAAAAAGAGAATTAAGACAGGAAGGTGTATTTGGCTGTGTTTTATGTGGAAGCCCAATAATTGAATATCATCACATAATACCTTTTCACCAAATAAAATCACACAATAGAGAGGAAATGGTAATTCTTTGCCCGGAGCACCACCATAGAGCAGATTGTGGTGAAATACCAAAAGATATACTATATAACGCAAAAAACCAACCGTTTAATAGAAATGTAGAACACATTTCTAAAGACTTCTTCTTACGGGATTATAATTCATTGAAGTTAAAGGTTGGTTCTAATATTTATATTAGAACACCAATATTGCTGGAAGTTGACGGTCATCCATTAATTACAATAGGAATGGAAGAAAATAAAGCTCTGCTGAATGCGAAGTTCTATAACCGACAAAACAAATTGCTTGCTGAAATTGTTGATAATGAATGGTTTGCATATAAAAACGAAGAATTATGGGATATGCAATATTCTCCCGGACGTTTAAAGATTAATAGGGGAATGGGAAATATTTCTCTTGAATTCACTATTAATGAAGACCTTGTAGAGTTAAGAGGAAACATGTATTACAATGGTTATAAAATAGAGTTGCATCCTTCAAAAACTATTCTGGGAGATAGCAATATAATGTCCAATTGCACAATTGCAGATTGTGGGAAAGGCATTGTGATTACATCCACTCATTGA
- a CDS encoding flotillin family protein produces MILAIIGVVAIVGGAIAFIIFRLRYKTASSNEALIVTGPKLGDPEKERNVFQDENGRSVKIIRGGGYRLRMFQTATPIDLTSFQLQVDSEKAYTKEGIPVRVVSTAVISIGSELEIMANFAEKFLGKEQGERESELRDVLNGHLRAIIASLSIEKIYNDFKEVNTQVKKIAEADLKGMGFEITSFALNDVEDVDVENGYIDALGRPHIAEVQKLANQAESDAEKETRIYQAQNDQEAQDEENRRQTAVAQSKKEKDIKEAEFQKETNRARANAEQAGELERQKLAQQVKDEELKVEYIEKQRAVELEEEENKRRRSIADAEAYKTTKAAEADAEKERIKGESEAEVIRQRGIAEAESKERMAEAMEKYGEAAIVEMLINVLPEYAEKVSAPISQIQDMKVIDMGGSDSKGGSSKVANNVTSTMLSIQESLKETTGMDLKAMLESYVSRGNADHFGAQKQKHYQEASATKSSDESESAADVEDDREPADSE; encoded by the coding sequence ATGATTTTGGCCATTATCGGGGTGGTGGCCATTGTTGGGGGAGCGATTGCATTTATTATTTTCAGGCTCCGGTATAAAACAGCAAGCTCCAATGAGGCGCTTATCGTAACCGGGCCGAAGCTTGGTGATCCGGAAAAGGAGCGGAACGTCTTCCAGGATGAAAATGGGCGGTCGGTTAAAATCATACGTGGCGGCGGTTATCGTCTACGCATGTTCCAGACTGCTACGCCGATTGATTTGACTTCGTTCCAGCTGCAGGTTGATTCCGAAAAAGCGTACACCAAAGAGGGTATTCCGGTACGCGTGGTCAGTACGGCTGTCATCAGTATCGGCAGTGAGCTTGAGATTATGGCCAATTTTGCTGAAAAATTCCTCGGTAAAGAGCAGGGTGAACGGGAATCAGAATTAAGGGATGTCTTAAATGGTCACCTGCGTGCGATTATTGCCTCGCTTTCTATTGAAAAGATCTATAACGATTTTAAAGAAGTCAATACACAGGTAAAAAAGATTGCCGAGGCGGACCTGAAAGGCATGGGTTTTGAGATTACATCATTTGCTTTGAATGATGTGGAAGATGTTGACGTCGAGAACGGGTACATTGATGCACTGGGCCGCCCGCATATTGCTGAAGTACAGAAGCTGGCGAACCAGGCAGAGTCTGACGCGGAAAAAGAAACACGGATTTATCAGGCGCAAAACGACCAGGAGGCACAGGATGAAGAAAACCGCCGCCAGACAGCTGTTGCGCAGTCCAAAAAAGAAAAAGACATTAAGGAAGCCGAATTCCAGAAAGAAACAAACCGTGCCAGAGCAAACGCTGAACAGGCCGGTGAACTGGAACGGCAAAAGCTTGCCCAGCAGGTGAAAGATGAAGAATTAAAGGTCGAATATATCGAGAAACAGCGTGCGGTTGAATTGGAGGAGGAAGAAAATAAACGCCGCCGCTCAATCGCCGATGCGGAAGCCTATAAAACGACGAAAGCAGCTGAAGCAGATGCGGAGAAAGAGCGTATCAAAGGTGAATCCGAAGCAGAAGTTATCCGCCAGCGCGGTATTGCTGAAGCCGAGTCAAAAGAGCGCATGGCTGAGGCTATGGAAAAATACGGTGAGGCAGCGATTGTGGAAATGCTGATCAATGTCCTGCCTGAGTACGCAGAGAAAGTGTCAGCACCAATTTCTCAGATTCAGGATATGAAAGTGATCGATATGGGCGGCAGTGATTCTAAGGGCGGATCGTCGAAAGTCGCCAATAATGTGACCTCAACAATGCTCAGCATTCAGGAATCATTGAAGGAAACGACAGGCATGGATTTGAAGGCGATGCTTGAGAGCTATGTATCCCGCGGAAACGCCGATCATTTTGGTGCCCAGAAGCAAAAACATTACCAGGAGGCATCGGCAACTAAGAGTTCTGATGAGTCTGAATCCGCGGCAGATGTGGAGGATGACCGGGAACCAGCTGACAGTGAGTGA
- a CDS encoding glycine betaine ABC transporter substrate-binding protein, giving the protein MTALKKRKVGEIIKSANFTVKLGLLSLALILVLSACNGNEKEDNSNQEKQNEDEQTSITIGLDPYDYATVPAYLSKEILEQEGYEVEIKEGQVGILYQALADEGIDAFIDIWSPNLHSSYLEKYEGDFEVAGTLYSEMPLGVAVPTYMEDVNSIPDLKKYRDKFDGKVYAIDPGSGMAKTTKKMVEAYNMDNFEIKNSSTAPMLAQVKKATNNKEGVVFNAWRPHPMFKNFDIKFLEDPKNVWKLDDVQIGVTKDLKEKSPTAYTLFSNMKLTLDMVEKWQIGLNSEEKEPEELAKDWVKENQDKVNKWLEK; this is encoded by the coding sequence TTGACTGCACTAAAAAAAAGGAAAGTAGGCGAAATTATTAAATCAGCTAATTTTACTGTAAAACTAGGTTTGTTAAGTCTGGCACTTATCTTAGTTTTATCTGCATGCAACGGGAACGAGAAGGAAGATAACAGCAATCAGGAAAAGCAGAATGAAGACGAACAAACAAGCATAACAATCGGATTGGACCCATACGATTATGCAACGGTTCCGGCTTATCTTTCCAAGGAAATACTGGAGCAGGAAGGTTATGAAGTGGAAATTAAAGAGGGTCAGGTTGGCATATTATATCAAGCGTTGGCCGATGAGGGTATTGATGCATTTATTGATATCTGGTCACCCAACCTGCATAGTTCCTATTTAGAAAAATATGAAGGGGATTTTGAAGTTGCGGGCACGCTTTATTCAGAAATGCCGCTTGGTGTAGCCGTCCCAACGTACATGGAAGATGTCAATTCTATTCCGGATCTGAAAAAATATCGTGATAAATTTGATGGGAAAGTGTATGCAATCGACCCAGGAAGCGGTATGGCAAAAACCACCAAGAAAATGGTCGAAGCTTATAATATGGATAATTTTGAAATTAAAAACAGCAGCACCGCCCCAATGCTTGCTCAGGTAAAGAAAGCAACTAATAACAAAGAAGGCGTTGTTTTTAACGCTTGGCGCCCCCATCCAATGTTTAAGAATTTTGATATTAAATTTTTGGAAGATCCCAAAAATGTTTGGAAATTGGATGATGTGCAAATTGGTGTTACTAAGGATTTAAAAGAAAAATCACCTACAGCGTATACACTGTTTTCCAATATGAAACTGACACTGGATATGGTCGAGAAATGGCAAATCGGGCTCAATTCAGAAGAAAAAGAACCTGAAGAATTAGCAAAAGATTGGGTTAAAGAAAATCAGGATAAAGTTAATAAATGGTTAGAAAAATAG
- a CDS encoding ectoine synthase, with the protein MIVKSLEDIAGTKDETSAENWISRRFILSKEKVGFSLNDTIIKAGTDNYFWYKNHIEAVYCIEGEGEIEAVETGDVYQIKPGTMYLLNDHDKHRLHARTQLRMVCVFNPPLTGTETHNEEGVYPLLTE; encoded by the coding sequence ATGATTGTAAAATCACTTGAAGATATAGCAGGAACAAAAGATGAAACATCTGCTGAAAACTGGATTAGCCGCAGATTTATTTTAAGTAAAGAAAAGGTTGGTTTCAGTTTGAATGACACTATCATCAAAGCAGGAACAGATAATTATTTTTGGTATAAAAACCATATAGAAGCGGTTTACTGCATTGAAGGGGAAGGAGAAATAGAAGCGGTGGAAACTGGTGACGTCTATCAAATCAAACCAGGAACGATGTATCTTTTAAATGATCATGACAAACACAGACTCCATGCACGAACACAACTGCGCATGGTATGTGTATTTAACCCTCCTCTCACCGGAACTGAAACACATAATGAGGAAGGCGTGTACCCCTTGCTGACGGAATGA